In one Actinomycetota bacterium genomic region, the following are encoded:
- a CDS encoding type II toxin-antitoxin system prevent-host-death family antitoxin, with the protein GRPEAVVIPVDEYEALEETAEILSDDDTLTAIQRGLDDLAAGDLLPLDEVRRQFEQPSES; encoded by the coding sequence ACGGTCGACCCGAAGCCGTCGTGATCCCGGTCGACGAGTACGAGGCGCTTGAAGAGACCGCCGAGATCCTGTCCGATGACGACACTCTCACAGCGATTCAGCGAGGACTGGATGACCTAGCCGCTGGTGACCTCTTGCCACTGGACGAGGTGCGCCGTCAGTTCGAGCAACCGTCGGAGTCCTAG